One Arachis hypogaea cultivar Tifrunner chromosome 18, arahy.Tifrunner.gnm2.J5K5, whole genome shotgun sequence genomic window, TTGTTCcaatatttagttttaattcatttcaaattttatataaagtgacaaaatttaattgattttaaaaaaaataaaatcctttTTCTAATGTGAGACCGATtcttttcatttatattttttaatataaaacgaAATTTGGAACCATTTCACATAATGTATACGTgaaatttaaaactctaaaaataCTCCAGTgaaattattcaaaatataaaatatttcataCTATATAGCGAGTGTCTTTAAATATCATTAAGACTAACACATATTAGACACAAAAATATTTCACTTAGTTGGTGTGTATGTTCTTCCTAGTATGTATTTAATTAATCTCtttattatttgtaatttatgCAGGGGTCTCCTATGCTAGGCTATGCAATGAAGTACTTGAGACTGAGAGCCTTAGGTGCTCCAGCAGTGCTTCTATCTTTGGCCATGCAAGGAATCTTCAGAGGTTTCAAAGACACAACAACTCCGTTATATGTCATTCGTAGGTTCAAATGATCCATTATATTGTTTTAAGacaataattagtttatttttcaagATAAAATTGACTCTGCCTAATTAAACATGTTATTatcttttacttttcatttaataATGAAATTTAATTTCACTTACATATATAAGCTTTTGTTATTGAATTTAGTTTCGGGATATGCACTGAATATAGCGATGGATCCAGTACTAATATTTTACTGCAAATTGGGGATCAGAGGTGCAGCCATTTCACATGTCCTTTCCCAGTAAGAAGTCTTAAAGATTTTGTAATTTGAAAAGACTTACTAGTTATTTGCACAACTTTAACTTATGAAAATAATGTTGATCATCCCTTTAGGTACATAATGGCATTTGCTCTCTTGATgatattaatgagaaaagtgcACCTTATGCCTCCAAGCATGAAGGATCTCCAGATTTTTAGGTTTCTCAAAAATGGTATGGGAACAAATCTCACTCTTTTTTCTggtttacttaaaaaaaaataaaattaatggtCCTTTAATCTTCAAAGGGTATCATATTTTAGAAAAATGTCGAGACTCGCATACTGTTGTTGTCTTTCAGTGAAGTTAATTTATTgagaattattagataatttgataaGTTAGATTAAATTGTCATTTAACGATTCTCAACGATTAATTTTACATAAGAACAACTGCATGTGAGGGCCACATGAATAAGGCATATGATCAAATTATTAACTAAAGAGAATTGAGTTCAGTTAGACAGATTCAGATACTATATTATATAACtacttttttgaaaaatttaaaataataaaaaaaatgtaaatgattatatctctaatgtCATAATAGTAATTGGATATATTTAAGTTGTACATATCAAACTAGAAAAATTGAGTTATTTATTATCTCATGTTCATTGAATTATTATAGGAGGTCTACTATTGGCAAGAGTAATAGCAGTGACATTCTGTGTGACATTGGCTGCATCATTGGCAGCAAGATTAGGCCCAATTCCAATGGCTGCATTCCAAACTTGTCTTCAGGTCTGGTTGACATCTTCCCTTCTAGCTGATGGTTTAGCTGTTGCTGTACAGGTACTGCTAATATaccatacattattattatttacttattATAGGAACTTAAAGCACATATATATTTACAGAAAATTGAAACGAGTATCTAATAATAAGTTTGGTTGGGTGACAGGCAATTCTAGCATGTGCGTTTGCTGAGAAAAATTTCGATAAAGTAACTGCTGCTGCAACAAGGACACTTCAAATGAGTTTTATTTTAGGAGTGGCCCTCTCTCTTGTTGTTGGCGTTGGATTGTACTTTGGAGCTGGTGTCTTCTCCAAAAGTCTTCTTGTTATCCATCTCATCAGAGTTGGCATCCcggtacatacatacaacatatatcaaatttaatttatgtttccaATAGTCTTCATTCTCCTTTTCATTTATCAACGGATTTGGTAATGCTTCGTTACATGATTTTGTGGCTAATTTCATTATATTATTACCCCAACAGTTTGTTGCTGCCACACAACCAATCAATTCATTAGCCTTTGTATTTGATGGTGTGAACTATGGTGCTTCCGATTTTGCTTATTCTGCATACTCCTTGGTAAGTTATTAGTTCACATAATGAAATGCCTTTATTTATTCCTATTTTCATAGGGTGTTAGATCTCTATCTAAACATGTTAATTTGCTATAATATTCTCTGTTTTTCAGGTTTTGGTTTCACTAGCAAGTATTGCCACATTGTTCCTCCTCTCCAGGGCCAATGGTTTTGTTGGCATATGGATTGCATTGGCAATATACATGGGTCTTCGCATGTTTGCCGGTATTTGGAGGTAACAATCTTTTTTCCTTACTAATTAATAAAAGAGTAACGCTaagaaactaattttttttggctaatattaaatcatttttgttaattattttatttattttaaattatacacaaattatataattaactaatatttactaattaaaaGTTTATTCTCTATACTTTctcatttctattttaaaaacaataatCAAACTCATTCCCAGAAAAGCCAAATTTTACTTTAAAGATTTTATGATTCCATGTTCCAAATTTTGTTTACCAATATGTTAAATGCCTTATATGCAGGATGGGAACCGGAACAGGGCCTTGGCGTTTTCTGAGAGGCAATTACTAATAACTTGTCTAGGTAACATAGGAAATAAATTCCAAGCTGTGTTATTCAGCTCATGTTTTGTATCATTGTATGTTCATCCTTTAGGATTGAgtgtctccttcttttttctatttttaggaCATGAATCCTTCTCATTTCTCAATTCTCTTATGATCATAATCTTATATATGCTTCTTGTAGTGCCCTGTTTACATGTGTtagttctttgttttcattttcattttgtctctcTTGTATTTTTGCTTTACATACTGAGATGTACCCTAGCTATAGTCTTTGTGATTTTCTGGTATGTAGGAGATTCTTAATCCTATTGCCAGTTATATGTATACTCCTGAGTgcttatatatatacatgtgagaaataataataataataataaatgacttTTCAATAATTTTGAACTCAATTTCTTTCCCGatctctaattattttattagtttcttTCTTCTCGTAAAATTTCAAGAGTGGTAagactttaaatattttaatatagcaCAAAATGAGATAAATTAAAGGGTTGGATGGTTAGTGGTTTTCATTTTATCACCTTAGTCAAAGTTGATGGCTTTGTAAAATCAAAGAGTTGgcacaaaaaaaaattggcaCAAATACAACTACGTAAAACTGGTTCTACAATACAAAATTTGACCTATAAAAGGGGCTTCCTAATGCATGAGTTAATGCCATCAAATGAAATTTTGGATTTTTCACGTTAAATTGGGGATGTTATTTTATTGCTGACACACACAGTATGTATTTTATTGTTCATTATGCAGATACTATTTACTATATAATACTATTTACCTATGATTAATATTCACCTgtacaaaattataatttctacaATTTTGTTCACTGTATTTATTGGTGATACTTTACATCAATTTTGGTGTGCTTCTGCTCGCGCTTATAGGGTTTAATACATTAGGAGTGTGCCGACTCTAATTATCCCTAATAAGTGGTATCAGAACCACTTGGATTCAGGATAAAATTGAGTGTGTTCTATGTAACACCTTCACTATTAGAATGTCATGTTTCTAGCTGCACCACTCTAATAACAAGAAATATTACGATGatttcatatacttaataataaaataagagtttttgactcaaaattgtattgctatttttttttttaataaaaacggaAATACTTTTTATCtgaaaataaacaagcatatacatacatacaaaagttcttacataagtatcttataaatataatatacttACAAAACATACAATTTCTATCCCTTACAAAATATAATATTGATGGTGagggataaataaataataattaaaacaacAACATCGAATAAGCAAAATGCAATAAAACTCTTCGTGAGCCTCGTCATCCGTctcctgaaaagataaagctATAGGGGGTGAGAActtaaccacacggtctcaccacggagtttcagaattgtcataagaaaaTATTTAAAGAGAAATCTATTTTCAAACTCAGTGATTATCGATGTCTTATGAATCGTTTAAAAACCGACGGTTTAACCACTCAAAAATTCAAAgcctttttaaaagaaattagttCAGTATTTGAAAATCCAAAACTCACTTTTCTTATAAAAGAATCTTAAAAGTTTCctaacagtatgaatgaccaacctattccaaacataggttcattaagccTATGCTAAACCAGCTTgatatttcatactttactaaacctcaatcagaaaccaatcacGCAATAAACCAACACTATCAtcaattcaaaaccaaaattCAATCTCAAAAGTACCACACCAGaacaaacacaggcaaaacaGACAAGGTAAACACAGGTAtagatagcagttacagcaagtagctcAGATAGCAGTTAAAGACAGTTAAGCAGCTAGACACTATCATTCGCACTCGCAAGCTTCACATTTTGTGTAAACCCCGTTAAATTTGGATAGAGCTCATTGAAAcgagaattttaacaccaatttcgaagaaatcggctcaagattggaccgaacggaccaAACTGATTGAACCGAGCCCAAACCGGACCGTGGACCCAACCGGGCCAACCTTTAAATGGAcccacgcttcttcttctcttcattttAGCTGAAGCAAGTCGAAAGCATTCAGCTCCAGGGAAGAGAAAAGAGCGCCGAACCCTTACGGCAACCTTCCACtcgccgtaacttctccgtccgagctccgattgccgcagcGTTTATGGCCACGCGTCCATCGCATTGAGCTCTACacttctaccggaacaatttcattgGTAACTTGTTTAATCATACTCAGACTCCTCTTcccccaaattttcgaaaattgagtaggaatgttgaatttcttttatttctgatgttttaggatccaattagcttgaggaaaacgttcactcttgcttatgtgaagcttgggtaaggtgaggaaaccataattctattttaatttcactgaatttgagctttgagtattaaattgggtatatatgtgttatgaatgtgtattaggttgtgaataaataattggagcttgaaattgtgaatattggaacttggaggaagctgagccTAGAGTTtattgagttttgaggggctgccttggttttaattaaattgttttaaatgaaaattgagtccatgaagtttatgccatttcaagaacggaagaaaaataatttaaaacgaTTGAGTTATGCCCGTCGAAAATTTTGTTGTGGAATATGTAACTTATATGTAACAATGCAGGAAGCTTTTTATGATTCTGCAGCTCTGCTATAGAATTCTGGTTTTTTTAAGAGAACGTAcgtccacgcgaacgcgtggcacaCGCGTACACGTGCATGGGAGTTTGGCGATGTGTACCTGACTGATGCCATGCGCACACGTAAGGGGTTAGTAAGCATGTCCACGCGTAAGCATGACCCactcgtacgcgtgacccacgtacACGCGTGACACGAAGTTTTcaccgatgcgtacgcatgacaaaggGACGTGCGCGTGAGTTGCAGCTTCACactcccacgcgcacgcgtgagccacgcGTACATGTGACTCCTGTTTCAGCAAACATGATTTTCAATGTTTTAAACTGTATTTCAAACCTCTAAATCTCTATTTCCATTCCTTTAGTCATGAGTAGTAGTATTACACTTGATAatcagatgaagttaggaaatgAGAATGacttggaggtgaagtaaagctgaaaactgatgaattgattatgaaatgttaCGGATGATCATGTGTGATACTTGGCTTGATAATCAAATGAATGATCATGTATGACAGCTggcttgaatgattaaatgatctgagataTGAGATTTCCTGGATAAAgtatcgtggcttgccaccacgtgtaccaggttgaaaactcgatgctctgttgaccctacaacgtaagggtgaccgggaacttataaattcccgggaatgttaacccccattgagcaataattattatttgaaaaaaaaagctatgcatagacgcTTAGGAatgcacgtcgagggacagtctaaggttttcgtacttgtcgggttggctggataaccgacagatgagcctcatcagccaaaggacaagcatgcatcatatgcatactacttGAATTACTTTCTTGTGCATTAACTGGATGTGCCTAAatgtatttgccatgctaaatgtatatttcttacctgcagtagttgtaaccttcttgtgcttgtctttatctgtttatttgtctgtgaaatgctgacggagatggaggtatggaggaatggtagTATGGAACTtggatttaaggttaagttaagttaggtttagatgctcttagaaaaccaccttttatggcttctgtttaatactttaagctctataatctgagtgtcggcgttctaggatagCCTctagcattcccaggaccttatatattatgtgtgtggcacctttaccatactgagaaccttcggttctcattccatactatgttgttgtttttcagatgcaggtcgagaggcatctcattAGGCGTCCAGATacctgaagcgaagtggttactgagttattttgttgtacagtgatgtatatgtacttagctttctctccgcataacttattctttttgatcctcttagaggtttatggagaggtaggattttgtttatgtacatttgaGTTTTGgatatgtttatatatatgtgtaaatattctccggccagccttgacttcgcgggctgagttaggagcttgttattttatttctttggcaCTCTATTTCCGACTTTATAATCTTATGTTTGATGGTTATaactttcttagcacgcaagttaactcgtttcttgagcgttgcgcttttatttcgcgatttttatttttcctattcttcaaggctcctagtatattacaATCTTTCTGCTATTACatgtacacattttattttagaggtcgtaataccacaccacctctgttttacgacttaagtgtaaagctcagcgtggtagggtgttacattatggtatcagagcagttcattcctatagagcctgaaagacaGACTGATTATGattttgtgcattctctgtatatgtgtttatgtgctattaggatatctgattgatatatatggcataaacgtttgtgagcatgcatttggaacgtAAAGCattagacttgcgatattgagactgatcaacttaatatcacttgtttggtgtgtataaagaccagatgtcgactcgcaaACGCGGTCGTGGGCGAGGTAGAGGTTGGATAGGCTCCGTTACTCCTGGCCTGGCAGGGAATGATCCAGTAGATTTTATGGCTGCcctgggaaatatggctgcagctatgcaggcgACAGCTGAGGCACTAGGTAATCAGATAAACTAGGGTAATCACGGGAATAATAATAATGAGGacggtcctatgacacttgctacattttTGAAAGTCCACCCTTCGACCTtcaggggaacctcaaatcccactgatgcagataattggattcaggctatggaacgGGAATTACAGGCTCACCAGGTTCCTGAggagcaatgggttgaatttggaacttatcaATTACAAGGTGaggctcagtattggtggcagggaaccCGACGTATCCTACAGCCTAATGGTGCTGCGATTCCTTAGGAGGTCTTTCGAACAGaattctataaaaaatactttcctaattcagccaaaaatgccaaggaacttgaattgatGCAGTTAAAGTAGGGACAGATGACTGTTACTGAGTATACTAGCAGGTTTGAGGAGTTATGTCACTTTTCTCGTATTTGCCAAGGTGTgcctgaagattttgctgaatGAAAGTGTATTAAATATGAAGGAGGTCTTCGAagcgatattctgagcttcgttgcccCAATAGAGATTAGAGTGTTTTCTGAATTGGTaaataagagtagggtggctgaggaATGTGTGAGAAAGGTGGCAGCAGAGAAAGGAAGTTTGAGGGTGCCTTTTCATAGGCCTTCAGGGAGAAACTTTGCTccgagaggtaggaatttcaagCGTGGAGGCTTTATTCCGCAGCAGAGTCAAGGCCAGGGTAATTATAGAAGGCCGAATACTAATGTTAATCAAGGAAGAAGGTTTGGAAAGCAACCACAGTAAGATCTGAACTATTAGAGGTGTGGAAAGTATCATCCTAGAGTACCGTGTAGATCAGGACTTGGGGTATGCTATTTTTGTGACAGCCCGGGCATATGGCCAATAATTGtccagagaagaagaagtatgagactggtTGAGTATAGCACCAGGGAGAGTGTATACCACTTCTGCAGcaggtgctgagggatctgagacactaattagaggtaactgtgaaatggctggtaaaatcttaaatgctttatttgattcaggagcaactcattcatttattgcatttgaaaaggataatgagttaggattgagaatggtggttttAGGTTATGATTTTAAAGTGCATAATGCTACTCATGAAACTATGGTGACCAGGTtaggatgtccacaagttccGTTTCGAATACAACAGCGTAagtttgtgcatgatttgatttgtttgccaatgactggtcttgatctcattttgagattggattggttatccaagaatcgtattttgcttgattgttgtgagaagtcagtacagtttatgccggaagggtcagaagcaccggttgtggtgaatagttactatttgaattctatgatagtaAATTGTTCTGTAACTGAATGTTaaggtattatgttattaactgcgggagtGTCAGGTGATGACCAGAGTTTAGAGCAGACTtcggttgtatgtgaatttccagaCATATTTCCaaatgatattaatgaattttcacctaaccgagaggttgactTCGCAATTGAGTTGGTGCTTGGAGCCGGTCCGATTTCGATTACTCCTTACAGAATGTCACCTTTAGAGATGGCTGAACTGAaagctcagctggaagatctATTGGGTAAGCACTTCattcgaccaagtgtttctccgtggggagcgccagtgttactggtaaagaagaaggatgagaGTATGCGCTTGTGCGTCAATTATCGGCAACAGAATAAGATCAccgtgaagaataaatatccacTGCCTAGAATCAatgacttgatggatcaattacagggtgccggtgtgttttctaagattgatttgtgatttgggtatcatcagataagggttagagatgaaGATACTCCGAAAACTGCTTTCAAGATACGTTATGGTCATTGAGAGTACACGGTGATGTCTTTTGGATTGACTAATGCTCCagcagtatttatggattatatgaacaggattttccGGTAGTACCTGGACAAGTTTGTCATTATCGTCATTGATAATATTCTTGTTTACTCTAAGGCTGAGGAGGAGCATGCCGATCACTTGCgaactgtgctgcaaattctgagagacaggaagttatatgctaagttatctaaatgtgagttctggaagagtgaggtgaagtttcttGATCACGTAGTGAGCAAGCAGGGAATAgttgtggatcctgctaaggtgggAGCAGTAATGAAatgggagcgaccaacttcagtgacagagattAGGAGTTTCCTAGGCTTGGCAAGGTATtatcggagattcattaagggattttcacagctcgccttGCCTCTGACTAAGTTGACTACGAAGGATACGCCTTTTGTTTGGACTTCAGAATGTGAAGAGAGTTTTCAAGCACTGAAGCAAAGGTTGACCACTGCACCCGTGTTGGTATTGCCTGAGCCAAGTGAACCATTTAAAGTATACTTTGATGCATCATTAAAGGGTTTGGGGTGCATTTTGATGCAGCACCGGAATGTTGTAGCATATGCCTCACGGCAACTAAGGCCACATGAGATGAACTACCCGACTCACGATTTAGaacttgttgttgttgtgtttgcTCTGAAAATTTGGAGGCACTATCTCTATGGCATTAAATTTCATGTTTTCTAataccataagagtttgaagtatctctttgaacagaaagagttgaatatgcgtcagaggaggtggatggagcttctgaaagattatgattttgaattgaattaccaTCCAGGAAAAGTGAATGTTGTGGCGGATGCCTTAAGTCGAAAATcgttatatgcagcttggatgatgctacgggaaGAAGAACTATTaaaggcatttcaaggtttgaacCTGAGAGTTAGGGAAGAATATGGAATtctgtgtttgagtcagttgcagatttcaagtgattttaaatcagaactttTGAAGGCTCACCAAGATGGTGAAGCATTACATAATGTATTGCCAGCAATTGAACAAGTAagacagtggagagtgtcagaagataAGGATGGTTTATGGAGGTTTAAGAACCGGATTGTTGTGCCAGATGTCGGAGACCTGCGACGGAGTATTTTGGCGGAAGCTCATAAGAGTGGATTTTCAATTCATCCAGGAAGTACTAAAATGTATCAagatctgaaagcgatgttctggtggccaggaatgaagaatgatgtggcattgcatgtatctaaatgtttaacatGTCAAAAGGTTAAGATTGAACATCAGAGACTATCAGGAACccttcagcctttggagattccacaatggaaatgggtgagtatcgcaatggattttgtaATAGGTTTACCTAGAACCCGGtctggttgtgacgctatttggATAGTTGTGGATCAACtgacaaaatcagctcactttcttcccATTCAAATAAGTTTCACAATGAAAgaattggctcgaatgtatatcaaagagattgtcaggttgcatggcgtgccttctaccattatatctgACAGGGATCCTCGTTTTACATCAAGGTTATGGGGAGCCtttcagcgtgcatttgggactcaaTTGAGTTTGAGTACCGCAtatcatcctcaaacagatggtcagtcaaagagaactattcagaccttggaagatatgctaagggcttgtgttttggaccagccagcaagctgggatcggtatatgccattaatggagtttgcttataacaatagctaccatgcgagaatttgaatggctccatatgaggctctgtatggcaggaaatgtcaatctctgcTATGTTGatatgaaactggagaaagaagtttattagggcctgagctgatagctgagactactgagcAGATAAAGAAAATTTGTAGCggaatgcttatagcccaaagccaTCAGAAAAGTTATGTTGATGAAaggcgaaagcctttggagtTTGAAGAAGGGGAGCACATCTTTCTGAAGGTTACACCAACTACTGGAGTAGGAAAagctattaagactaagaaactgaatccccgttatattggaccgtttgagatcctGAAAAGAATTGGGCCAGTGGCTTATATAATAGCCTTACTGCCATATCTTTCGAACTTGCACGATGTGTTTCATgtatcacagcttcggaagtatactcctgacgTGAGTCATGTTCTGGAAGCAGAACCAATCCAagtaagagaagatctaacacttccaGTAATTCCGGTGAGAATTGATGACACTAGTATTAAACGATTGGGTGGGaaggaagtatcattggtaaaggtagcttggagttgagctggtatcgaggaacaCACTTGGAAACTCGAATTAGATATGTGAAAGgactatccacatctcttttcaggtaactacatttgaattttgagggcaaaattctttgttaggtgggtaggatgtaaaccctgttaaattagtaaataattagtcgataaattagttttaataaaGAATATTAGAAatgcaaaaataatattaaattaggatagagctcatcgaatcgagaattttgacaccaatttcgaagaaatcggctcaagattggaccgaacgggccgaaccggttgaactagGCCTAAACCGGGCCGTGAACCCAACCGGGCCAACCTTTAAATCGAcccacgcttcttcttctcttcattttAGCTGAAGCAAGTCGAAATCATTCAGCTCCAGGGAAGAGAAAAGAGCGCCGAACCCTTACAGCAACCTTCCAAtcgccgtaacttctccgtccaagctccgatcgccgcactgttTGTGGCCACGTGTCTACCGCGTCGAcctctacatttctaccggaacaatttcattgGTAACTTGTTTAATTACACTCAGCCTCCTCTTgccccaaattttcgaaaattgagtaggagtgttgaatttctttgatttctgatgttttaggatccaattagcttgagaaaaacgtttactcttgcttatgtgaagcttgggtaaggtgaggaaaccataattccattttaatttcactgaatttgagttttgagtattaaattgggtatatatgtgttatgaatgtgtattaggttgtgaataaataattggagcttgaaattgtgaatattggaacttggaggaagctgagccTAGAGTTTATTGAGATTTGAGGGGCTGCCTTGGTTTTAATTAAATTGCTTTGGTCGCTacatggaaatcggccaaggtatggtttaggtttcttgtatttaatatgtaatgttctgtgaaaacttaggctagatgactataggataagttggaatgcaggtgtatatttAATGTTTAGTATCTTGATAATGGATATATTTGATTTGGCTTGTAGGTTAATTGAGGATTTGATGAATTATTGTGGTTGatgcttgttgattggttagtaGTGTTTGATGGATTTTATGAAAAATGAATGTGTATTGTTATTGATTCAAGTAATAGATTGTTGTGGTGGTTGTTCGATGATAAAGAAGAATTTGTTGGGTTAAGAATTATAGGTATGATAATGAATGGGAGTTGAAATTTTGAATGAAATGAGGTTTTGAGGTTTTTTGCACTTTGGTTTTGGACTGAATTTCGGCGGGatataacttggcttccggaatTCCAAATTAATTTcaacttattttaaataaaaattgggtccaTGAAGTTTATACCGTTTCAAGAACggaagaaaaatgatttaaaacaatCGAGTTATGCCCGTCGGAAAATTTGATGTGGAATATGTAACTTATATGTAACAATGCAGGAAGCTTTTTATGATTCTGCATCTCTGCTACTGAAATCTGGGATTTTTAAGAGAACgtacgtccacgcgtacgcgtagcccacgcgtacacgtggcatGGGAGTTTGGCAATGCGTACGCGATTGATGCCATGCGCACGCATAAGGGGTTGGTAAGCATGTCACGCGCACACGTGACATGAAGTTTTCACCCATGCGCACGggtgagccacgcgtacgcgtggcccctgtTTCAGCAAACATAATTTTTAACGTTTTAAACTGTATTTCAAACCTCTAAATCTCTATTTCCATTCCTTTAGTCATGAGTAGTAGTATTACACCTGATAatcagatgaagttaggaaatggggatgacttggaggtgaagtaaagcTAAAAAGTaatgaattgattatgaaatgttaCGAATGATCATGTGTGATACTTAGCTTGATAATCAAATGAATGATCATGTATGACACTTGGcttgaataattaaattatctgagatacgagattccctggataaagtatcgtggcttgccaccacgtgtaccaggttgaaaactcgatactctgttgaccctacgacgtaagggtgaccgggcacttataaattcccgggaatgttaacccccattgagcaatattgattat contains:
- the LOC112772859 gene encoding protein DETOXIFICATION 43, with amino-acid sequence MDDNNSNAIITSNNKWKLPLSVFFKDARLIFKMDSLAKEILGIAFPSALAVAADPIASLIDTAFIGHLGPVELAAAGVSIALFNQASRITIFPLVSITTSFVAEEDTIEKINNNKAAAMDTMKAKSNEIMPDDDEDDIEKGAPNENADEVPSGDADLNSVPKNLENNGDGCTLENVTNNTGHDNNTTNARKSTSVSGGRSKKSKSVSKSGRKKRHIASASTALLFGTVLGLLQAATLVFAAKPLLGAMGVKSGSPMLGYAMKYLRLRALGAPAVLLSLAMQGIFRGFKDTTTPLYVILSGYALNIAMDPVLIFYCKLGIRGAAISHVLSQYIMAFALLMILMRKVHLMPPSMKDLQIFRFLKNGGLLLARVIAVTFCVTLAASLAARLGPIPMAAFQTCLQVWLTSSLLADGLAVAVQAILACAFAEKNFDKVTAAATRTLQMSFILGVALSLVVGVGLYFGAGVFSKSLLVIHLIRVGIPFVAATQPINSLAFVFDGVNYGASDFAYSAYSLVLVSLASIATLFLLSRANGFVGIWIALAIYMGLRMFAGIWRMGTGTGPWRFLRGNY